The following proteins come from a genomic window of Macrobrachium nipponense isolate FS-2020 chromosome 18, ASM1510439v2, whole genome shotgun sequence:
- the LOC135197345 gene encoding uncharacterized protein LOC135197345, whose amino-acid sequence MSRNEALKNWYVDEFEKLINDGYMTEVTAEEDVQWKSNGGKVYYICHFAHFNEHSSSTQLRIIFDASVPFKGKAINSLWEPPPNLIPPIPTLLLRFQERKISVAMDISKAYFTVRLETEESHLHRLLWNQLDKDKEVKTLRLLRNSWGTTLAGGICSVAMLIIAEKFKDKYPQVYEFIKSNLYVDDGTTSVDYVSTALQLAKELNIVLSEASFIIKHFMIGGSESDIDAHIKKCPDVPDNVRRTPEQERILGIIYHSTNDEISISGRIKFSKKRRGIRSEEDISLENFDDAFPDTFSRRNYLQIIATIYDPTGLATPVTICLKHKLGQIFRLKQEWDDPILDGNDDLHTTRSRCKEVIHSIYGLKEVRFVRCLTPETAVDKPTLVIFCDSSQTGYGCVAYYNWKLENGERASVLAMSKAKPWPQIPTLMIPHCELLGCLLGARMQQTIVKKIELHF is encoded by the coding sequence ATGTCCAGAAACGAAGCTTTAAAGAACTGGTATGTAGACGAATTTGAAAAGTTGATCAACGACGGCTATATGACAGAGGTTACAGCTGAGGAGGATGTGCAGTGGAAATCTAATGGAGGCAAAGTCTACTACATCTGTCATTTCGCACACTTTAATGAGCATAGTTCCTCAACCCAACTCAGAATCATATTTGATGCAAGTGTTCCATTTAAAGGCAAGGCTATAAACTCCTTGTGGGAACCACCACCAAATTTGATTCCACCAATTCCAACCCTGCTGTTAAGGTTCCAGGAAAGAAAAATATCGGTTGCAATGGACATAAGTAAAGCATACTTCACTGTTCGCCTTGAGACAGAAGAATCTCATCTGCATCGCCTTTTGTGGAATCAACTGGACAAGGATAAAGAAGTCAAGACACTGCGATTACTACGAAACTCCTGGGGAACTACTCTGGCAGGTGGTATATGCAGTGTAGCAATGCTCATCATAGCTGAGAAATTCAAGGACAAGTACCCACAGGTATACGAATTCATAAAATCGAACTTGTATGTTGATGATGGTACTACAAGTGTTGATTATGTTTCCACGGCATTACAACTTGCTAAGGAACTCAACATTGTCCTCAGTGAGGCATCCTTCATCATAAAGCATTTCATGATCGGTGGAAGTGAAAGTGATATTGATGCCCACATAAAGAAGTGCCCGGATGTACCTGACAATGTGCGACGGACACCAGagcaggaaaggatcctgggtatAATATATCATTCTACCAACGATGAAATTTCCATTTCAGGTAGGATTAAATTCTCAAAGAAAAGGAGAGGCATTAGATCAGAGGAAGATATCAGTTTAGAAAACTTTGATGATGCCTTCCCTGACACTTTCAGTCGAAGAAATTATTTACAGATCATAGCAACCATCTATGATCCGACGGGACTTGCAACTCCGGTTACCATCTGCCTGAAGCACAAACTAGGTCAAATATTCCGCCTCAAACAGGAATGGGACGATCCAATCCTAGATGGTAATGATGACCTACATACAACCCGCAGTCGGTGTAAAGAAGTGATTCATTCGATCTATGGTCTAAAAGAAGTCAGGTTTGTTCGCTGTCTTACACCGGAAACTGCAGTTGACAAACCCACTCTAGTAATTTTTTGTGATAGTTCTCAGACTGGCTATGGATGTGTCGCGTACTACAACTGGAAGTTGGAAAATGGCGAGCGAGCATCTGTTCTTGCCATGTCAAAGGCAAAACCTTGGCCACAAATTCCGACGTTAATGATCCCCCATTGTGAGTTACTTGGATGTCTGCTGGGTGCCAGAATGCAACAgactatagtaaaaaaaattgagcTTCATTTTTGA